TGGCTCTCAATCAAATAAGGAAACTAAGCGAAGTAAATGAAATTTGTAACGTTATCAGAGTGGAGGAATCAAATGAGTGACAGAAAAGGTTTAATTGAGAGATATCGTGATTTTCTGCCCGTATCTGACAAAACTCCCGTTATTTCTTTGTTTGAAGGAAACACACCTCATATTTTTGCCAAGAATTTGAGTGAGGAATTTGGACTAAATATTTTTTTGAAGTATGAAGGATTAAACCCCACGGGCTCTTTTAAGGATAGGGGCATGACGATGGCAATTAGCAAAGCGCTTGAAGAAGGGGCTAAAGCTGTGATGTGTGCTTCCACTGGCAATACATCTGCTTCAGCTGCAGCTTATGCTACAAGAGCGGGAATTGACTGTATTGTTTTAATTCCTGAAGGCAAGATAGCTTTAGGCAAACTTTCTCAAGCGCTTATGCATGGGGCAAAAGTTATAGCTATTAAGGGAAATTTTGATCAAGCGCTTGATATTGTGCGAGAACTTACCACAAAACATCCGATAGTTTTGGTAAATTCCATAAATCCATACCGGATTCAAGGGCAAAAAACCGGCGCGTTTGAAATTTGCGACGATTTGGGAGATGCTCCGGATTATCTCTTTATTCCGGTAGGCAATGGCGGAAATATTACCGCGTATTGGATGGGTTTTAAAGAATATTATCAAGCCGGTAAATCTACAAAACTTCCAAAGATGATGGGATTTCAGGCAGAGGGTGCAGCCCCTATTGTAAAGGGGTACCCCATAAAATACCCGGAGACAATTGCTACAGCCATAAGAATTGGAAATCCCGCAAGATGGAAAGAGGCCGAAGAAGCCGCTTCTTCTTCCGGGGGTAAAATTGATATGGTTAGCGATGAAGAAATTATTTCAGCTTATAAAATGCTTGCTTTGCGAGAAGGCGTTTTT
The nucleotide sequence above comes from Candidatus Oleimmundimicrobium sp.. Encoded proteins:
- the thrC gene encoding threonine synthase; the protein is MSDRKGLIERYRDFLPVSDKTPVISLFEGNTPHIFAKNLSEEFGLNIFLKYEGLNPTGSFKDRGMTMAISKALEEGAKAVMCASTGNTSASAAAYATRAGIDCIVLIPEGKIALGKLSQALMHGAKVIAIKGNFDQALDIVRELTTKHPIVLVNSINPYRIQGQKTGAFEICDDLGDAPDYLFIPVGNGGNITAYWMGFKEYYQAGKSTKLPKMMGFQAEGAAPIVKGYPIKYPETIATAIRIGNPARWKEAEEAASSSGGKIDMVSDEEIISAYKMLALREGVFVEPASAASVAGLRKLVMEKKIEKGKTVVCVLTGHGLKDPDNAIKVSGKIIEAEAIVEAIEKIIL